One Solanum pennellii chromosome 10, SPENNV200 genomic region harbors:
- the LOC107032354 gene encoding abscisic acid receptor PYL4-like: MIPNPQKSSILLQRITSNTPCNCNKQSLQHHTPIPCTADIPDSVVKYHAHLVGPYQCCSAAIQRISAPVSTVWSVVRRFDNPQAYKHFIKSCHLIDGDGNVGTLREVRVISGLPAVNSTERLEILDEERHVISFSVVGGDHRLANYKSVTTLHPEPFGNGTIVVESYVVDIPKGNTKDETCVFVDTIVKCNLLSLKQIAENLK; this comes from the coding sequence atgattccAAATCctcaaaaatcatcaattttacTCCAAAGAATCACTTCCAACACTCCTTGTAATTGTAACAAACAATCGCTACAGCACCACACACCCATACCATGCACCGCAGATATACCAGATTCCGTCGTCAAATATCACGCGCATCTTGTGGGACCCTACCAGTGCTGCTCCGCTGCGATCCAGCGGATCTCAGCACCGGTATCCACCGTATGGTCCGTCGTCCGTCGATTCGACAACCCTCAAGCGTATAAACACTTCATCAAGAGCTGCCACCTCATCGACGGAGACGGTAACGTAGGCACTCTTCGTGAAGTCCGAGTTATCTCCGGGCTGCCAGCTGTCAACAGCACGGAGAGACTCGAAATACTTGACGAAGAGCGCCACGTTATTAGTTTTAGCGTAGTCGGTGGGGACCACCGACTCGCGAATTATAAATCTGTTACTACTTTACATCCAGAACCGTTTGGTAATGGAACGATCGTTGTGGAATCGTACGTTGTTGATATACCAAAGGGGAATACGAAAGATGAAACGTGTGTTTTTGTTGATACTATTGTAAAATGTAATCTTCTATCACTGAAACAGATCGCGGAGAATTTAAAGTAA
- the LOC107032055 gene encoding uncharacterized protein At5g01610-like — MDQILNKVGSYWIGKRANKEINSVGDDINSLQSSIEGGTKWLVNKLKGKMQKPLPDLLKEYDVPVGIFPRDATNYEFNEETRKLTVFIPSVCEVGYKDSSVLRFSTAVTGYLEKGKLVEIEGMKTKVMVWVKVTAISSEKSKVHFTAGLKKTRSREAYEVLRDGVAIEKF; from the exons ATGGATCAGATATTGAACAAAGTGGGTTCTTACTGGATAGGTAAAAGAGCCAACAAGGAGATCAATTCCGTCGGCGATGACATTAAT TCATTGCAAAGCAGCATTGAAGGAGGAACCAAGTGGCTAGTGAACAAGCTTAAAG GAAAAATGCAAAAGCCATTGCCAGATCTTCTGAAGGAATATGATGTTCCAGTAGGTATTTTTCCTCGTGATGCCACCAATTACGAGTTCAATGAAGAGACACGAAAGCTCACCGTCTTTATACCATCTGTATGTGAAGTTGGCTACAAGGATTCATCTGTATTACGCTTCTCTACAGCTGTTACTGGATATCTGGAAAAAGGAAAGCTAGTCGAGATTGAAGGAATGAAAACAAAGGTGATGGTGTGGGTAAAAGTTACTGCCATCTCTTCAGAAAAATCCAAGGTTCATTTCACAGCTGGGTTGAAGAAAACCCGAAGTAGGGAAGCTTACGAGGTTCTGAGAGATGGAGTAGCTATCGAAAAGTTCTAG